A genomic window from Lentibacter algarum includes:
- a CDS encoding aminotransferase class V-fold PLP-dependent enzyme, producing the protein MLDIDFVRGQFPAFAQESLQGQAFFENAGGSYTCQPVIDRLTRFYTERKVQPYAPYEASRLGGEEMDEARRRLAAMMGVESDELSFGPSTTQNTYVLANAFRQFMQPGDAIVVTNQDHEANTGPWRRLADEGFEVREWQVDPETGHLDLAKLEALLDEKVRLVCFPHCSNVVGEINPVVEITALAHAAGAFVCVDGVSYAPHGLPNVGLMGPDIYLFSAYKTYGPHQGIMVMRRALGETLPNQGHYFNAGSLYKRFTPAGPDHAQVAASAGMADYADALALHHGITGTAAEKATGVHDLMRAHEVKLLQPLLDYVSAKNSVRLIGPSHAAGRAPTVALELAQAGEPVAAELAAHGVMAGGGDFYAVRALKAMGVDPEKGVLRLSFVHYTSEAEVQQLMEALDRVL; encoded by the coding sequence ATGCTTGATATTGATTTTGTGCGCGGCCAATTCCCTGCGTTTGCACAGGAGAGTCTTCAGGGGCAGGCGTTTTTTGAAAATGCGGGCGGCTCATATACGTGTCAGCCCGTGATTGACCGCCTCACGCGGTTCTACACCGAACGTAAAGTCCAGCCATATGCGCCTTATGAGGCTTCGCGCCTTGGCGGAGAAGAAATGGACGAGGCGCGCAGGCGGCTGGCCGCTATGATGGGTGTCGAGAGTGATGAGCTGAGCTTTGGCCCATCAACCACACAGAACACCTATGTTCTGGCCAATGCTTTTCGCCAGTTCATGCAGCCAGGAGACGCCATTGTCGTGACCAATCAGGACCATGAGGCCAACACTGGGCCTTGGCGTCGTTTGGCGGATGAGGGGTTTGAGGTGCGCGAATGGCAGGTGGACCCTGAGACGGGGCATCTGGACCTTGCAAAGCTCGAGGCACTTTTAGACGAGAAGGTGCGTCTTGTTTGCTTTCCACATTGTTCCAATGTGGTGGGTGAGATCAATCCTGTGGTTGAAATCACTGCGCTCGCGCATGCGGCGGGGGCGTTTGTCTGTGTGGATGGAGTTAGCTATGCGCCGCATGGATTGCCGAATGTTGGCTTGATGGGGCCTGATATCTATCTGTTTTCTGCTTACAAGACCTATGGTCCGCACCAAGGTATTATGGTGATGCGGCGTGCTTTGGGCGAGACGCTGCCCAATCAAGGACATTATTTCAACGCAGGCAGCCTCTACAAACGTTTTACTCCTGCGGGGCCCGATCATGCACAGGTGGCTGCCTCGGCGGGCATGGCGGATTATGCTGACGCGCTGGCGCTTCATCATGGAATTACGGGAACAGCGGCTGAAAAGGCGACGGGTGTGCATGACTTGATGCGAGCTCATGAAGTGAAGCTTTTGCAGCCTTTGCTTGATTATGTGAGCGCGAAAAACTCAGTACGCCTTATTGGGCCGTCTCATGCGGCTGGGCGCGCGCCTACTGTTGCGCTTGAATTGGCACAGGCAGGGGAGCCTGTGGCGGCTGAGCTTGCGGCACATGGGGTGATGGCTGGTGGAGGCGATTTTTACGCTGTGCGCGCACTCAAAGCGATGGGTGTTGACCCTGAGAAGGGGGTGCTGCGGTTGTCATTTGTGCACTACACGAGCGAGGCTGAGGTGCAGCAGCTAATGGAGGCTCTTGATCGCGTTTTGTGA